Proteins encoded together in one Lathyrus oleraceus cultivar Zhongwan6 chromosome 5, CAAS_Psat_ZW6_1.0, whole genome shotgun sequence window:
- the LOC127079298 gene encoding uncharacterized protein LOC127079298: protein MIVEKEMRILTSHFDHVIIAIQQSNNLETLKLEDLVDSLEAHELRIVERKEAKNYWYKKDKGVAKGKDDEGENLACQDSYDFEGVVLMDAVIDEYVDSKIWFFDTGCSNHMTGQRVWLVDFDESKKCKVKLANNSLLQAEGTSNIVIQMEQKL from the exons atgatagttgagaaggAAATGCGTATattgacctctcactttgatcacgTTATCATAGCCATTCAAcaatccaacaatcttgaaacctTGAAATTGGAAGATTTGGTTGATTCGTTAGAGGCACATGAGTTAAGGATTGTCGAGCGAAAAGAG GCCAAGAATTATTGGTACAAGAAAGACAAGGGAGTGGCGAAAGGCAAGGATGATGAAGGGGAAAACCTTGCATGTCAAGATTCATATGATTTTGAAGGTGTGGTGCTTATGGATGCAGTAATAGATGAGTATGTCGACTCCAAGATCTGGTTCTTCGACACAGGTTGCTCGAATCATATGACTGGTCAAAGAGTATGGTTAGTAGATTTCGATGAGTCGAAGAAGTGCAAGGTCAAGCTTGCAAATAATAGCTTGTTGCAAGCAGAAGGTACTAGCAACATAGTTATTCAAATGGAGCAAAAGCTTTAA
- the LOC127078718 gene encoding uncharacterized protein At4g14100 — protein sequence MASAIKHICTVLLSVVLFSASSSTAEPLPPIWPEQFHSVLFMNKSGNLQKIDLWYDWPNGRNFNIIQDQLNEVAVYDLEWTNGTSFVYTLHPSDRHCKILYPGVGILRRNWLDGATYLGQEKIDNFVCNVWEKVDFIVYYEEAVTRKPVKWIFSSGYTAHVMTFEVGAVLEDSNWQAPVYCFNQTEKILESAAVRGDSFGSLMRGKFDAVRDI from the exons ATGGCCTCTGCAATAAAACACATATGTACGGTATTACTCTCCGTCGTTCTCTTCTCCGCTTCAAGCTCCACGGCGGAGCCGCTTCCTCCTATTTGGCCGGAGCAGTTCCATTCCGTTCTGTTCATGAACAAGAGCGGAAACCTCCAGAAAATAGACTTATGGTACGACTGGCCTAACGGTCGAAACTTCAACATCATCCAGGATCAACTCAACGAAGTCGCCGTTTACGATCTGGAATGGACCAACGGTACCTCTTTCGTCTACACTCTCCACCCCTCCGACCGCCACTGCAAGATCCTCTACCCTGGCGTCGGTATTCTCCGCCGTAATTGGCTTGACGGTGCTACCTACTTAGGTCAAGAAAAAATTGATAATTTCGTCTGTAATGTTTGGGAGAAAGTCGATTTCATTGTGTATTACGAAGAAGCTGTAACTCGAAAACCTGTTAAGTGGATCTTCTCCTCAG GATATACGGCACATGTGATGACATTTGAGGTTGGAGCAGTGCTTGAGGATTCGAATTGGCAGGCTCCTGTGTACTGTTTCAATCAGACTGAGAAGATCTTAGAATCTGCTGCTGTTCGTGGCGATTCTTTTGGGAGTTTGATGAGAGGCAAATTTGATGCTGTTCGTGACATTTAA